One genomic region from Tripterygium wilfordii isolate XIE 37 chromosome 20, ASM1340144v1, whole genome shotgun sequence encodes:
- the LOC119987080 gene encoding alpha,alpha-trehalose-phosphate synthase [UDP-forming] 5-like: MVSRSYSNLLDLASGDCPTFGRETKRLPRVATFAGSLYEADDDNCNSVGSDAPSSVAQERMIIVGNQLPLRAHRSSDGDGEWCFSWDEDSLLLQLKDGLGEDVEVIYVGSLKEEIDPSEQDEVAQTLLETFKCVPAFIPPELFSKFYHGFCKQQLWPLFHYMLPLSPDLGGRFDRSLWQAYLSVNKIFADKVMEVISPDDDYVWVHDYHLMVLPTFLRKRFNRVKLGFFLHSPFPSSEIYRTLPVRDELLRTLLNSDLIGFHTFDYARHFLSCCSRMLGLSYQSKRGYIGIEYYGRTVSIKILPVGIHIGQLQAVMNIPDTESKVSELQDQFRGRTVMLGVDDMDIFKGISLKLLAMEQLLIQRPDKRGEVVLVQIANPARGRGKDVQEVQSETKATVRRINEKFGQPGYDPVVLIDTPLQFYERIAYYIISECCLVTAVRDGMNLIPYEYIICRQGNEKLDETLELNPSTPKKSMLVVSEFIGCSPSLSGAIRVNPWNIDAVAEAMETALVTAEQEKQMRHEKHYRYVSTHDVAYWARSFLQDLERACRDHVRRRYWGIGFGLGFRVITLDPNFRKLSVDHIVSAYKRTKNRAILLDYDGAMMPSGSILATPNTAAVGILNTLSKDPKNVVFLVSGKDRKTLTEWFSSCKKLGIAAEHGYFLRLNSDTDWETCVSVQDFDWKQIAEPVMKLYTETTDGSTIEAKESALAWNYQYADPDFGSCQAKELLDHLESVLTNEPVSVKSGQHIVEVKPQGVNKGLAAERLLSTMQQKGMLPDFAVCIGDDRSDEDMFEVIMSARDGPSLSPVAEVFACTVGQKPSRAKYYLEDTTDILRMLQGLANASEQAARYASQEHPRLTIDG, translated from the exons ATGGTTTCAAGGTCTTACTCTAACCTGCTAGATCTTGCTTCTGGTGATTGCCCGACTTTTGGTCGTGAGACGAAGAGGCTTCCTCGAGTGGCGACTTTTGCTGGATCTTTGTATGAGGCAGATGATGACAACTGCAATAGTGTTGGCTCAGATGCTCCCTCGTCTGTCGCTCAAGAAAGGATGATCATTGTAGGAAACCAGCTTCCACTTCGAGCACATCGAAGTTCGGATGGTGATGGAGAGTGGTGCTTTAGCTGGGACGAGGACTCGCTACTCTTGCAACTTAAAGATGGCCTAGGAGAAGATGTAGAAGTCATTTATGTTGGCTCTCTTAAAGAAGAGATTGATCCCAGTGAACAAGATGAGGTAGCCCAAACTTTGCTTGAAACCTTCAAATGTGTTCCAGCATTCATTCCTCCAGAACTTTTCAGCAAATTCTATCATGGATTCTGTAAGCAGCAGCTGTGGCCTTTATTCCACTACATGCTTCCTCTGTCTCCAGATCTTGGTGGCCGGTTTGATAGGTCCCTTTGGCAAGCTTACCTTTCCGTGAACAAGATATTTGCAGACAAAGTAATGGAAGTGATTAGTCCGGATGATGATTATGTTTGGGTTCATGACTACCATTTGATGGTCTTGCCaacatttttgagaaaaagatttAATAGAGTGAAACTTGGATTCTTCCTCCATAGTCCATTCCCATCATCTGAAATATATCGAACCCTTCCTGTAAGAGATGAACTTCTTAGAACGCTTCTGAACTCTGACCTAATTGGTTTTCATACCTTTGATTATGCCAGGCACTTCCTCTCCTGTTGTAGTAGAATGCTTGGTCTTTCTTATCAATCTAAGCGAGGTTACATAGGGATTGAATATTATGGTCGCACTGTGAGCATTAAGATTCTTCCCGTCGGAATTCATATTGGCCAGCTCCAAGCAGTGATGAATATTCCTGATACTGAGTCTAAAGTTTCAGAGTTGCAAGATCAATTTAGAGGTCGAACTGTGATGCTTGGGGTTGATGACATGGACATCTTTAAAGGGATCAGCTTGAAACTCTTAGCCATGGAGCAGCTGCTTATACAACGTCCTGACAAAAGAGGCGAAGTTGTTTTGGTTCAAATTGCAAATCCAGCAAGAGGTCGAGGCAAGGATGTACAGGAAGTTCAATCTGAAACTAAAGCCACGGTGAGGAGGATTAATGAGAAATTCGGACAGCCGGGATATGATCCTGTAGTGTTGATAGATACCCCTCTTCAATTCTATGAGCGCATTGCTTATTACATAATTTCTGAATGTTGTCTTGTGACAGCGGTGAGAGATGGGATGAATCTTATACCGTATGAGTATATTATATGCCGGCAAGGAAATGAAAAGCTGGATGAAACATTGGAGCTGAACCCATCAACCCCAAAGAAAAGCATGCTGGTGGTTTCTGAATTTATTGGATGCTCCCCTTCACTGAGTGGGGCAATCCGAGTAAATCCTTGGAACATTGATGCTGTAGCTGAAGCAATGGAGACTGCCCTCGTAACTGCTGAGCAAGAAAAACAGATGCGACACGAGAAGCACTATAGGTATGTGAGTACACATGATGTTGCATATTGGGCTCGGAGTTTCTTGCAAGATCTTGAAAGGGCTTGTAGGGATCATGTTAGGAGGCGATACTGGGGAATTGGTTTTGGTTTGGGGTTTCGAGTCATTACTTTGGATCCAAATTTCAGAAAACTCTCGGTTGATCATATTGTTTCAGCTTATAAGAGAACAAAAAACCGAGCAATCCTTCTAGATTATGATGGTGCTATGATGCCCTCAGGTTCTATACTTGCAACTCCTAATACGGCGGCAGTTGGAATATTGAACACCTTAAGCAAAGACCCAAAGAATGTTGTTTTCCTTGTCAGTGGGAAAGACAGAAAGACTCTAACAGAATGGTTTTCCTCGTGCAAAAAACTTGGGATCGCAGCAGAACATGGTTACTTTTTGAG GCTAAACAGCGATACAGACTGGGAAACTTGTGTTTCAGTGCAAGATTTTGACTGGAAGCAGATTGCTGAACCGGTAATGAAGTTGTACACGGAAACAACCGATGGTTCCACGATTGAGGCCAAGGAGAGTGCTCTTGCTTGGAATTACCAGTATGCCGATCCAGACTTTGGCTCTTGCCAGGCTAAGGAACTTCTAGATCACCTAGAAAGTGTTCTTACCAATGAGCCGGTTTCTGTCAAGAGTGGTCAACACATTGTGGAAGTTAAACCTCAG GGTGTAAACAAAGGTCTCGCGGCGGAACGTCTCCTCTCAACGATGCAACAGAAGGGAATGCTGCCAGATTTTGCTGTATGTATTGGCGATGATCGGTCTGACGAGGACATGTTTGAGGTGATAATGAGTGCCAGGGATGGTCCGTCTCTGTCACCGGTTGCCGAAGTGTTTGCTTGTACCGTGGGGCAGAAACCGAGCAGGGCCAAGTACTACTTGGAAGACACAACTGATATTTTGAGAATGCTGCAAGGACTTGCAAATGCTTCCGAACAGGCTGCTCGATACGCTTCCCAAGAACATCCGCGACTGACTATCGACGGATAG
- the LOC119987501 gene encoding pentatricopeptide repeat-containing protein At1g63330-like, whose product MAVCFYLGKRCLLESGLFKSRAIFLERIFYHSATSALMLEEQVFDESPAIHSRVINNCSGPRTRVGIPKRPKLFPLAVRVVKSLNWEVTRETRFRNAVKMHGFPHSIDAFRIIVHVFASAGMEREAYSLLLDIVYCYKAFNRDTFGLFTVLLDSPLHSERSIVVFDVLTKVFAANSMLENAVDVLYQTKKVGLTPNIRSCNFLLKCLMEANKADSVRMLFEDIKINGPNPNVYTYTIMMNFYCKGHFGHKVDIKQATDIWNDIEKSGEGASVVTCSTYIDGLCKAGFVDAALNLLRNFECRNQPLNSYCYNAVIFGFSRGQLCEALDVFEEMKNHGILPDAYSFSILINGFYKKGHIEDGLHIVHEMLCSDVKLNLVNYSSLFTGLFKVGLIDSSLEMFRGLSASGYKHDLISYNTLVNLLSIQGDTDSASQLLEEMINNGFVPDSFTFGKLIQRCCQSGPLGKALELFDLMRESVHLPSVFVWNVIAHRICKEGYLEQALKLIYDMQDLGIFPNSYTYHPIIKRLCEEKKSEKALELLPSMLKMNALHTNCFNTLIYGFVQQSKPQEACILYGRMRRLGINPNTVTYTILINLFCQRNEMQKAYNLFDDMKKESLIPDEFIYTCLIDGFCKIQRMDSANFLFDEMEINGVTPNAVTYTALIAGHKRLGNIARCYELSDEMKKKGIFPDDTA is encoded by the coding sequence ATGGctgtttgtttttatttgggaaAAAGATGCTTGCTTGAGTCTGGTTTGTTTAAGAGCAGAGCTATTTTTCTGGAAAGGATATTTTACCATTCAGCTACTTCAGCTTTGATGTTGGAAGAACAAGTGTTTGATGAAAGTCCAGCTATCCACAGTCGCGTAATCAATAATTGCAGTGGTCCGAGGACGAGGGTTGGTATTCCTAAAAGACCAAAATTATTTCCATTGGCTGTGCGTGTGGTTAAGTCTTTGAATTGGGAGGTTACAAGGGAAACGAGGTTCCGTAATGCTGTGAAGATGCATGGGTTTCCTCATTCAATTGATGCATTTAGAATTATTGTTCATGTGTTTGCATCCGCGGGGATGGAGAGGGAAGCATATTCTTTGCTTTTAGATATTGTTTACTGTTATAAGGCATTTAATCGTGATACGTTTGGGTTGTTTACGGTTTTACTGGATTCGCCACTGCATTCAGAAAGATCAATTGTTGTCTTTGATGTCTTGACGAAGGTTTTTGCAGCCAATTCGATGCTTGAGAATGCGGTGGATGTTCTTTATCAAACTAAGAAAGTTGGGCTTACACCAAATATTCGTTCATGCAATTTCTTGCTTAAGTGTTTGATGGAAGCAAATAAAGCAGATTCTGTCAGAATGTTGTTTGAAGATATAAAAATTAATGGTCCGAATCCTAATGTTTATACTTACACTATAATGATGAATTTTTATTGCAAGGGACACTTTGGGCATAAGGTAGATATTAAACAAGCTACTGATATTTGGAATGATATAGAAAAGAGTGGGGAAGGCGCTAGTGTTGTAACATGCAGTACATATATAGATGGACTTTGTAAAGCTGGTTTTGTTGACGCTGCTTTGAATCTTCTTCGAAATTTTGAATGTAGAAACCAGCCTCTGAATAGTTATTGCTATAATGCTGTTATCTTTGGGTTTTCCCGAGGTCAGCTATGTGAAGCGTTAgatgtttttgaagaaatgaagaacCATGGAATATTACCAGATGCTTATAGCTTCAGTATTTTGATCAATGGGTTTTATAAGAAAGGGCATATTGAAGACGGCCTCCATATAGTACATGAGATGCTGTGTTCTGATGTAAAATTAAACCTTGTAAACTACAGTTCATTATTTACTGGCCTCTTCAAAGTAGGGCTTATTGATAGTTCACTGGAAATGTTCCGTGGCCTAAGTGCTTCTGGTTACAAACATGACCTGATTTCATACAACACCTTAGTCAATTTATTATCTATACAAGGTGATACGGATTCTGCCAGCCAACTTCTGGAGGAGATGATCAATAATGGTTTTGTTCCTGATTCCTTTACTTTTGGGAAGCTGATTCAAAGGTGCTGTCAGTCTGGACCCTTGGGGAAAGCCCTGGAATTGTTCGATCTGATGCGGGAAAGTGTTCACTTGCCTAGTGTTTTTGTTTGGAATGTTATTGCACATAGAATTTGCAAAGAAGGGTACTTAGAGCAGGCATTGAAGCTTATCTATGACATGCAAGATCTAGGCATTTTCCCCAATTCGTATACATATCATCCAATTATTAAGAGGCTGTGTGAAGAGAAAAAGTCTGAAAAAGCATTGGAACTCCTTCCTTCGATGCTTAAGATGAATGCTCTTCACACCAACTGTTTTAACACACTTATCTATGGGTTTGTACAACAGTCAAAACCACAGGAGGCTTGTATATTGTATGGAAGAATGCGAAGACTTGGAATCAATCCTAATACAGTCACATATACAATTCTTATCAATTTATTTTGCCAGAGAAATGAAATGCAAAAAGCCTATAATCTTTTCGATGATATGAAAAAAGAGAGTCTTATACCAGATGAGTTTATTTACACTTGTCTGATTGATGGATTTTGCAAAATACAGCGCATGGATTCGGCCAATtttttgtttgatgaaatggagataaATGGCGTAACTCCTAACGCGGTGACTTATACTGCTCTCATTGCTGGGCACAAGAGGCTTGGAAACATTGCAAGATGTTATGAGTTGTCTgatgaaatgaagaagaagggaaTTTTTCCCGATGATACTGCATGA
- the LOC119987502 gene encoding mitogen-activated protein kinase kinase 10-like, with product MTAVRKRRHQQALMVSLPPPLIPAAEFRHGNQLPASMLATSPDIGNLSDLEKLSILGHGSGGIVYKVSHRHTSSVFALKVLNTSAIPHHEEEILKRVNSPFIVQCHAVLYKDDDLCFVMEHMEMGSLHDVLLANRVLMEVVVAGVARCVLHGLQYLHGMQIVHGDIKPSNLLVNAKGDVKIADFGVSKVVGGNAMDDVSDICMGTCAYMSPERFDPERWGGGEGGDGFAGDVWSLGVVVLECLVGHYPLIGTEETPDWAALMLAICFKERPEMPDAASFEFCDFVGRCLEKDWRRRGTVEELLGHPFVNSEIL from the coding sequence atgACAGCAGTGAGAAAGAGAAGGCACCAGCAAGCACTGATGGTTTCTTTACCACCACCTTTGATTCCGGCAGCTGAATTCAGGCACGGTAATCAGCTTCCGGCATCAATGCTGGCCACCAGTCCGGACATTGGAAATCTCTCTGACCTTGAAAAACTATCAATCCTCGGCCATGGCAGTGGAGGCATTGTCTACAAAGTGAGCCACCGCCACACCTCCTCTGTCTTCGCATTGAAAGTTCTGAACACCTCTGCCATCCCCCACCATGAGGAAGAGATTCTAAAGCGGGTGAATTCACCATTCATTGTCCAATGCCACGCAGTTCTTTACAAAGATGATGATCTTTGCTTTGTGATGGAACATATGGAGATGGGCTCACTGCATGATGTCCTGCTTGCCAACAGAGTGTTGATGGAGGTTGTTGTCGCTGGCGTGGCACGGTGTGTGCTGCACGGGTTGCAGTATCTCCATGGAATGCAGATAGTGCATGGAGACATAAAACCCTCAAACCTTCTGGTAAATGCAAAAGGGGATGTGAAGATTGCTGATTTTGGGGTGAGTAAGGTGGTGGGAGGGAATGCAATGGATGATGTGAGCGATATATGCATGGGAACATGCGCTTACATGAGCCCGGAAAGGTTTGATCCTGAGAGATGGGGAGGAGGGGAAGGGGGAGATGGTTTTGCAGGAGATGTTTGGTCACTAGGTGTGGTGGTTCTGGAGTGCCTCGTGGGACATTATCCACTGATTGGTACTGAAGAGACACCAGACTGGGCAGCATTGATGCTTGCCATATGCTTCAAAGAGAGGCCAGAGATGCCGGATGCGGCATCTTTCGAGTTCTGTGATTTTGTGGGCAGGTGTCTAGAGAAGGACTGGAGGAGGAGAGGGACAGTGGAGGAGCTTCTTGGTCACCCTTTTGTGAATTCAGAGATTTTGTAG